A region of the Mytilus trossulus isolate FHL-02 chromosome 11, PNRI_Mtr1.1.1.hap1, whole genome shotgun sequence genome:
TATACTATCAACCATTACCCAAAGGAACCAACTTTAAGTACATCAAACaataataactgtcctttcctatATTAAGATATTTCGGTTTTATTCCATACTAAGATTTACCACAAAAGAGCCTCTTTTTCGTTCTCAATCgttgattttaccttttatggaTGGTGATGtacctttggcaccatcttatggcgtttatatttcacaactcgATCGCTTTGTCCGTGTctgttgtgattttttttaattttaaaaacgtAATCTATGTATAATTGGTAAATTATTAAGCCAGGGATTTCGTTAccacaaattacttaaaaccttaaCTTAATTTTTCTAGCtataaatatttggttttgaagtttggttgtacatGACGAATACAGGATAGCAcatctttattttcaaagaaatgtTGTTTGCCATgcccaaaaatttaaaaacaatcctggtaaacttatcgatcctttgaataaacttattctaaaaggttactaTTCAACACTATTattagatcattgaatattgttttcattgtactaatattgattttgttatcagaaaTCAGTTCATTgctatatacatatacacattcatggattTACAATCTGTCAATAATAtgtgagaatagaaatggggaatgtgtcaaagagacaacaactcgaccatagaaaaaacaacagcagaaggtcaccaacaggtcttcaatgtagcgagaaattccagcacccggaggcgtccttcagctggcccctaaacaaatatatactacttcagtcataatgaacgccatactaatttccaaattgtacacaagaaactaaaattaaaataatacaagactaacaaaagccagaggctcctgacttgggacagtcgcaaaaatgcggcggggtaaaacatgtttatgagacctcaaccctccccctatacatctagccaaagtagaaaagtaaatgaataacaatacgtacatctaaaattcaattaaagagaagtccgagtttgatgtcagaagatgtaaccaaagaaaataaacacaagagcgcacacactgaaatgtctcgccttctttactaatccttgatactattttgatagacctaaatataaagctttattacaactgtcacataaactcaacattaaccaagaaaatgaaacattgatcaatgaaccatgaaaatgaggtcaaggtcagatgaaccatgccaggcagacatgtacagctaacaattcttcaatacaacaaatatagttgacttattgctttattaataaagaaaaacagaccaaaacacaaacacttaaaactaagcaatggaccgtgaaaatgaggtcaaggtcaaatcaAACCTGCGTAACCgacatataaatcataaaatatttccatacaccaaatatagttgacctaatgcataaagtattagaaaaatagatcaaaactaaaaaacttaactttgaccactgaaccatgaaaatgaggtcaaggtcagatgacacctgtcagctagacatgtacaccttacaatcattccatacaccaattatagtagacctattgcatatagtataagaaaaacagaccaaaacacaaaaacttaactataaccactgaaccatgaaaatgaggtcaaggtcagatgtcaCCTGCCAGTTGGAGATGTACACCTTAcggtccttccatacaccgaatataccagacctattgcttttagtatctgagatatggacttgaccacgaaagcttaaccttgttcactgatccatgaaatgaggtggGGGTCAGGTGAAAAtggtctgacaggcatgagtaccttgcaaggtacgcacataccaaatatagttatccaattacttataataagagagaatttaacattacaaaaaaattgaacttttttttcaagtagtcactgaaccatgaaaatgaggtcaaggacattggacagttgactgacggaaagttcgtaacatgaggcatctatatacaaagtatgaagcatccaggtcttctaccttctaaaatataaagcttttaagaagtgagctaacaccgccgccgccgccgccggatcactatccctatgtcgagctttctgcaacaaaagttgcaggctcgacaaaaatgacaataatacataaataacaacagactactagcagttaactgacatgccagctccagacttcaattaaactgattgaaagatatCAGTATCTCGGCATCGCACTAGGTAATGTTTTTCCCCGACattttatgacgtctttactcTAAATCCATTGAATGTTGGATGTGTAATGATTGGTCATTTCGTCTttaagatgcatgattttttattagttataaGCGGTTTTGAACTAGCTATCAGTTATACTCttagatctgtacttagtgtctttttgttgttgatattgATATACCTGGTCACATCCACTCtgtgttttgttaaatgttttatttatttctatttgtatccatctgatgagttaagcctttctCAACTGATTTTGTATAGATCTTTctaatgttgtactgttataacaCTGTTCCGGgataggggagggttggaatcCCGCTAATTACACCGCCAAATTCTAAcgtgcttgtcccaagtcaaaAGCCAGTAATTAAGTGGTtaatgtattacatatttgtttttagttcatGTTTTGGTAGAATAattaagccgttagttttctcgtttgaattgttttactgtTATCGTAGATGCATATTATTTTTAGTTGTTATTTGCATTAAACTACATGTAGCTGCGAGTTATCTCAGATTATACTAGTGTCTTTATGTCATGGGGATGTATATGTAAAACTTATCTGTAACGTCCACTCTTTGGTTTTGTTAGatgtcttgttttatttatccCTCTGATAAGTTAAGACATTTTTAACGGATTTTagtagtttattttaaggatgtcatgttttggattttttgtcaaattttcggaatcctctggtctTGTCCTTTTGAATGCCTTAAACAAATTTGCCCTTTGgtccccatttttctttttattaatcttCACTTGTATAATGAAAAGCCATCCGTAAAAGtcttaaaacatttcaataatttttttaatagtttttgagaacttaaacCTGTCAAtttgataaagctatgaaaggcaagagagaatattttctaGCCAAAAATTTCGATGGGTACTCTCTTGAAAACAGGCACATTgaccaatatatattttttcttctctATTGATTCCATCATTTATACCCTATCAATCTATACtaatgttttgaaattcttattattttgaaactgaaatGCAAAATACCTTAACTTCAAGTGATACACCACTGTGTCagtttaaggaggctcgagggtataaaattttcagaaaaaaaataaacatttgttttttattacaagttttatttgttaccttttgtagttgttactttatcatatggaacaaaaatcattcaaaacaataaatttgtgttggccccagatgacttttaaaatgtattcatcattgaaaaagttccaaattatctccctttggtggaaaatgccattttttggctttaaatatgaaatatctttttcaactcatcggtgacctatattttttaatatcatttccatataagctgtacttaaactaaattattgtaaaatttgagcgatttctgtaattaaattctttttttatttcgatattaactttatttctcctattacttcaacagaaaaaaaccacttttacataaatgtatgcttctttcgaaggctgattatgagtgcaaatgaacggtgaccccacttttttattttatttttctattaactataatataaagttcatttatagaaaaatatagagaaatcctatataaatgatttagacccgcgaacccccttaagGGAAGATTTAGCTCCAATAAACTTGTTAAACCAGATTTGGTTTTTTtgcaatcgatttatgaatttcgaacagcggtatacttctgttgccgtTAATATCTATAGTAAGCTTACTTGCTATCTGAACCGTGTAGACATTATTATGTacggtatactaccctcctttcgaagaAGCCTTGTACTACACAAGATAGATTTGTTAACTGTCGGTCTAGTCTACTCTTGATGGAGGATAGTTTACCTAACCAAatatgacttcacggttcagctagtaAGCAAGATTACCAAAGACATTACCTTTACTtgcacactcaatgcaatcagctgtaaaagtttttaacattttgatctTACCAGCTAAAACAGTGTAGTCTtccaaaaagaagaaaatacatccaaataaaaaaaaactttgacaCTGAAGTAACAAGGAAGTCATGTCCGTGTACGTTTACAATGGTGAATTGTTATCTAtacattttaatagttttaaaaatctaGAGATAAAGCAACTTTGATCTTAATATCTGAGTGAATAATCATAATATGTATTAGTTTGTTGTACAATGCGTCTAAGTGCATCATTACTTGGTTTTACTAATATGTCTTTTGTGAacttaataattcatttttgttgttgacaaaATAATCTTCCTCCGTTCTGTTTACTACAATAGCAGCAAATGCTTCTTGCGCATGATCTTAAAACACACATCGAAATGTCAGTACTGTGCTTGTGTAACGACCTGGTTTACTGTTATAATTGTCCCCTACAGAACTTGTGTACTCTAAATTGAAAAACTATCTAATTTTCCACCTATAAATCAACTTCAAAGGTTTCGGGTAATGTATTTGGAGGCTTGattcatataacatgtataagaaatCAAGCAAAAATCGATCAATACTTTCACTCACATGTATAGACTATTGAACAAAATCAATCGAGATTGTCAACTCTTTAGCGGCAATTGCAGCTGTAACTACCAATGCTAGCTTCCTGTATACGCGAACACATTTTGACCACGATTTCGAaattttgtgggtttttttctttgctTAAGTGAGTAGTTATCCTGTTGATAACCGAACTGTATAGATTTTGATTGCATCGTAAATACTTGTGTatgtctttgtttatatttattcttattcgATTCAGGTGTTGGTAGATGTTGAGGTCATTTATGTTCAGTTTTCAAGTATATTTTACACGTAATACTCTcactttttattgtattttatctCTATGAATATGGTATTTTCAGTAGACAATAAGATGCAAGAAAATGCGTTTCCAAAGATTAATTCCAGCTATTGAAAGCAAACTTAAAAAGACAATCGGATTTTTTAGAAATCATGGCTTTTAAACTTTAATTGCAGACGTTATCTGTACCATGAATGGATGAGGATGTGGATGGGATTTATGGAATTGTTAATAATGCGTGAAATGTGCAGAATAAAGGCAAAACAATAATCAGAATATAGATAAATCGGttgcaaaaacataaaaataggAAGTATATAACAGGCAAAATTTCATTGTATAAACAATAGTGAAAACGGAATAcagaattgaagaaaaaaacacccAGACCCTCATGAAAACATATTCTTATACGGTTTTTCCAGTTTTCCTAAAGGGTTGATCTTTGATTTTTTCAAGAGGGTGTTATTACCGAAAACGGTAAACAAACCGTCGTGCAAATTTAGTCTGTTCTTctggacaaataaaaaaaattccaatcAAAGTAGACCCCAGACTAGGATGGTTCATATGCTTTCcaaaatggtaattttaatgCATCATATTATATCTGTAAGTATTGTGATATAATATAGTATACATTATATTAAATGTTTGTCTCGTCCATTTGCAGTTACTGTGTCGCTAATTTTACAGAATTTCAATAAGTCAAATGCATGCATAACTGTGTTTCTAACTTTGTATACGCAAAGTTCGGTtccaaaaagacaaaacaaaattgttttaccACAATATTTAAAAGTAGATTAACTGTATACAGCCAGCCGTCTAGGCTTGTAAAATAGTTGTACACAATCGGTCTAGATATTTGCTTtagactgcaaattttgagacaGACAGAATTGagaattaatttgtatattgtttattgaaatataGGAACTcgagtaaagaaaaaaaatacggtAACACACTTTTCTTAAAAATACTTAAAGCATAATATAAAACATCCATCTTCTCATATTTTAATTCAGAATTCCATCTTATAGATTTCATTTAACTCACAacacattggtttttttttcatgaataatctATGCAAGATTGGGCATGTAGCTTGTAATACTTGAATTATACTAATTTGAGCAACAGAGCAGTATTCTTCTCGTTTGCTACTAGCAGCTGATTTGtacttttatgataaaatacaGTTGTCGGACTTTTCAGACCATCTTTGGCAGAAAGTAATTGTTTGTACCTTTTACCATCAGCAgataaaatcatcaatttatCTTTCCAATCAACGACATAAATGTTCCCGTCTTTGTCAACTGTTATACCCCATGGCCTCTGAAGGACGTTGGTGTCCTGGAATGTCCAAAGAACAGTCCCTTCTATATCACAACATGTCACTGTATGCTCATCTCTGTCTGTGACATACAGTTTGTCTTTAAAGTTGGCAATGTTAGCAAACTGGCCTAGGTTACACTGTAAAATTGTAGCCGTGACACCGTTTGTAAGATTTGTCATCTGTATGCCGTCTCCCCTTGCGCAGAAGAATAAATTATCCTCTCTGTATACCATACCATCAACTTCGGAATTAACTGGTAAAGTCTTCTTGATCGATTTGTCTTTAATGTCGACGATGTTTATTACATGTGGTGCTGAGCCTCCTGGGGAGACAGCTATTGTTTGACTATCGATAACTGCGAGACCGTGAAGTGAGGATTTAATCGGGATTTGAACATCAACTTCTCCGTTCTCACTAATGACCGTTACGCGATCcttcaaaaagtctgaaaataCTGACGTTCCGTTGTCTAGTAAACAACATCCTTCTGTTTGTTTGACTTgtgtgtttattgtttttagtaAATCCAAACTGATTTCCTCTATGCTTTTACTGAGAAAAGGTTTAACCTCCACTGTCACGTGACCGAAACTGTTAGCGTTTAGCGCCAAACTCTCCATGGCGGGATCGAGATTGAAATTGAAACTTATTAAGCCATCTTCACCATCATTAATGATAGAATTTACtgttttaaccattttattAAGTTCCGCTTCCGTTGCCTTCATAGATAAGAAACTTTGAAGATCTATAGCATCCTTTTTAACTTTATCAATTTTAGATTGTTGTTCTACAATGCTTCTTTCCATTTCAATTATGACACCCTTTAAATCACTGCTCTTTTTCTTTGCTTTATTCGTAACTTCGAGTAATTCTTTAGACATTGTGTCCTGTATTTTAtccaaatgtttatttattttatttctagcTTGCTGAATTTCTCTTTCAATTCTCATTTTCTCCTCAGAAATAACAGAGACACTTGTTTCATTTTCTTTCCggatttgtttgatatttttagcTGCAGCAGCAATACCCTTCTCAATCTTTTCGAATGCGACGGACCCTTTAAAATCATGAATAGCATCATCCAATGATATGACTTCTTTACAAGACACGTGTTTCTCTGTGGTACATTTAGTACAACATGGACTTTCGTGTTGTGAGCAGTATTTGACATATTTCTCCCGATGTTGTGTACAGAGATCTAGGTCTGAACCAACTGGTTTAACGATCTTTGTTTTTTTCGACGACATTTTCCAATTAAATCGACTGATATAAACCTCCTTTAGTGTGTGTACTATATATGAGGTTGATTTCCGCTTCTCTTGTCCAAGGGTCTATCCTGCAATTGATcatgataaattaaatagatacaTATGCAAAAATTCGACTGCTCAGATTGACAATGTCGTGCTGAATGATTACATGGGCAATAAAATACcgcgaaaataattttgaaaacattacaCCCTCTATGCTACGTGTGATGAAACACCCAGGAGAAATTCATTTCACTCTAATGCACTGCCCGTTGAAAcgaatgaaattataattatttactaCCATAATATTGTCTAGGTGGACATTTTTATCAC
Encoded here:
- the LOC134691688 gene encoding uncharacterized protein LOC134691688, whose amino-acid sequence is MSSKKTKIVKPVGSDLDLCTQHREKYVKYCSQHESPCCTKCTTEKHVSCKEVISLDDAIHDFKGSVAFEKIEKGIAAAAKNIKQIRKENETSVSVISEEKMRIEREIQQARNKINKHLDKIQDTMSKELLEVTNKAKKKSSDLKGVIIEMERSIVEQQSKIDKVKKDAIDLQSFLSMKATEAELNKMVKTVNSIINDGEDGLISFNFNLDPAMESLALNANSFGHVTVEVKPFLSKSIEEISLDLLKTINTQVKQTEGCCLLDNGTSVFSDFLKDRVTVISENGEVDVQIPIKSSLHGLAVIDSQTIAVSPGGSAPHVINIVDIKDKSIKKTLPVNSEVDGMVYREDNLFFCARGDGIQMTNLTNGVTATILQCNLGQFANIANFKDKLYVTDRDEHTVTCCDIEGTVLWTFQDTNVLQRPWGITVDKDGNIYVVDWKDKLMILSADGKRYKQLLSAKDGLKSPTTVFYHKSTNQLLVANEKNTALLLKLV